The following proteins come from a genomic window of Panicum hallii strain FIL2 chromosome 8, PHallii_v3.1, whole genome shotgun sequence:
- the LOC112902012 gene encoding probable inactive leucine-rich repeat receptor-like protein kinase At3g03770 produces MGWHLSILIMATTCFMLFPRSDQSSQSQFLQQLRKQLEYPRQLDAWGNPSSDPCYTQPTAVLAVTCDGNAITELKIVGDRISKPPKFSGFSVPNVTLSEAFVLDSFVTTLARLTTLRVVILVSLGLWGPLPDKIHRLSSLEVLDLSSNFLYGSIPPKLSVMSKLHTVTLDGNYFNVSVPDWLDLFSNLTVLRLQSNQLKGSIPSSIGKAAMLTELALAGNSISGDVPNLGNLSKLEMLDLRDNELDGELPEMPTALVTILLSKNSLKGEIPQKFGQLNRLQHLDLSFNFLVGSPPEGIFALPNISYLNLAANMLSGSLSSSLTCSSTLGFVDLSTNRFTGDLPACLNGNINNKVVKFDGNCFSADPAHQHEAKYCQQSHKGRGSNKDVGLVITVVGILFIVLVLSLVLMASNKRSCQKVLAEQQFLQKHKQDNSTSGMSSELLVNARCISNAVKLGTQIQPSYHIFSLEELKEATKSFERSAFLGEGAIGKLYMGKLENGTLIAIRCLALHQRYSIRNLKLRLDLLAKLRHPNLVCLLGHCIDSAVDESSVKRVFLVYEYVPGGTLSSYLSGSSPEKTLKWCGRLQVLIAIAKAVHFLHTGIIPGSLYNRLKSSSILLDEHLMAKLSDYGLSIITEEIYKHEVVEGKRYLQNNVAAMEDSEDDVYCFGCIILEVLMGPKLHGKGSPFVLNDLVVSISSQEEREEVLDPVVIGTSSQDSLSVVFSIMIKCLSIESSARPSIEEVLWNLQYAAQVQVTADGDQRSEVSPEAC; encoded by the exons ATGGGTTGGCACCTGAGTATCCTTATCATGGCCACAACCTGTTTTATGTTATTCCCAAGAAGCGACCAGTCTTCACAGAGCCAATTTCTGCAGCAGCTCAGGAAGCAGCTGGAGTACCCCAGGCAGCTGGATGCATGGGGCAACCCAAGCAGTGATCCCTGCTACACTCAGCCCACTGCAGTGCTCGCTGTAACATGCGACGGAAATGCCATCACGGAGCTTAAGATCGTTGGTGACAGGATTTCCAAGCCGCCAAAGTTCAGTGGCTTTTCTGTTCCTAATGTCACCCTTTCAGAAGCCTTTGTTCTTGATTCGTTTGTTACTACGTTGGCAAGGCTGACTACCTTGCGGGTTGTTATCCTGGTGTCTTTGGGCCTATGGGGTCCCCTCCCGGATAAGATTCACCGCTTGTCTTCGCTTGAAGTGCTTGATTTGAGCTCCAATTTTCTGTATGGATCGATCCCTCCCAAGCTGTCAGTCATGTCGAAGCTCCATACCGTGACACTGGATGGTAACTACTTCAATGTAAGTGTGCCAGACTGGCTTGACTTGTTCTCAAACCTCACTGTTCTTCGGTTGCAGAGTAACCAGCTGAAGGGATCCATACCATCATCAATTGGCAAAGCTGCCATGCTTACGGAGCTTGCGCTTGCTGGCAATAGCATCTCAGGGGATGTTCCAAATTTAGGCAACCTAAGTAAACTTGAGATGCTGGATTTAAGGGACAATGAGTTGGATGGAGAGCTTCCGGAGATGCCTACAGCATTGGTAACAATCTTACTCAGCAAGAATTCACTAAAGGGTGAAATCCCTCAGAAGTTTGGTCAGTTGAACCGGCTTCAGCACCTTGATCTCTCGTTCAACTTTCTTGTGGGGAGTCCTCCTGAAGGGATCTTTGCTCTACCCAACATCAGTTATCTGAACTTGGCGGCAAATATGCTTAGTGGATCACTCTCGAGTAGCTTAACATGTAGCAGTACACTGGGCTTTGTGGACCTGTCCACTAACCGATTCACAGGTGATCTGCCTGCTTGCCTGAACGGCAATATTAATAACAAGGTCGTCAAGTTTGACGGGAATTGCTTTAGTGCTGACCCTGCTCACCAGCATGAAGCTAAATATTGCCAACAATCTCATAAGGGAAGAGGATCAAACAAGGATGTTGGACTTGTAATCACTGTTGTCGGCATTTTGTTTATTGTGCTCGTGCTTTCTCTGGTGTTAATGGCTTCAAACAAAAGGAGCTGTCAGAAAGTTCTTGCGGAACAACAGTTCCTGCAAAAGCATAAACAAGATAATTCGACTTCAGGAATGTCCTCAGAACTGCTAGTGAATGCAA GGTGCATATCTAATGCTGTGAAGTTAGGAACACAAATACAGCCATCATATCACATATTTTCTTTAGAGGAACTCAAGGAAGCAACAAAAAGCTTTGAACGGTCAGCATTTTTAGGCGAGGGAGCAATTGGAAAG CTATACATGGGAAAATTAGAGAATGGCACCCTGATTGCTATAAGATGTTTGGCATTACACCAACGATATTCAATAAGGAATCTAAAGCTTCGTTTAGATCTCCTTGCAAAGCTTCGCCACCCAAATTTGGTTTGCCTCTTGGGGCACTGCATTGATAGTGCAGTTGATGAATCGAGTGTGAAGAGGGTATTTCTTGTATATGAATATGTTCCTGGTGGAACTCTCTCTTCGTATCTTTCTG GCTCTAGTCCAGAGAAGACCCTAAAGTGGTGTGGTAGGCTGCAGGTTCTGATTGCTATAGCTAAGGCTGTTCATTTCCTACATACAGGAATAATTCCTGGTTCCTTATATAATCGACTAAAATCTTCTAGTATTTTACTTGACGAACACCTTATGGCAAAGTTGAGCGACTATGGATTATCGATAATAACAGAGGAGATATACAAACATGAG GTAGTAGAAGGGAAAAGATACTTGCAAAACAATGTTGCAGCAAT GGAAGATTCAGAGGATGATGTCTACTGCTTTGGTTGTATTATACTGGAAGTACTCATGGGCCCAAAATTACATGGGAAAGGCAGTCCTTTTGTTTTAAATGATTTG GTTGTCTCAATATCAAGCCAGGAAGAGCGTGAGGAAGTTCTGGATCCAGTCGTTATTGGAACTTCATCACAGGATTCTCTTTCCGTAGTGTTTTCCATCATGATCAAATGCCTATCCATTGAATCCTCGGCCCGACCTTCCATCGAAGAGGTTCTCTGGAACCTGCAGTATGCTGCACAGGTCCAGGTGACAGCGGACGGCGATCAGAGATCAGAAGTTTCCCCAGAAGCATGTTAG